One Candidatus Omnitrophota bacterium genomic window, ACGGTGGTTGCCGCCCATTTCGTGATGGTCGTACCAGGCGCCGCCTTTCACCCGCCCGCAATTGACGAAGCTGCGGATGCGGTCGGCTAGTTCCTCGTCGTTGGAGACGATGGCGCCGCCTTCGCCGGACGATAAGTTCTTCGTGGTTTGAAAAGAGAAGGTTCCCGCGTTGCCGATGGCGCCGACGCGGCGCCCTTTCCATTCCGCGCCATGCGCCTGGGCGGCGTCTTCCAGCACCAATAGATTATGTTCCTGGGCGATGGCCATGATGCCGTCCATATCCGCTGGATTGCCGGCGATGTGCACGGGGATGATGACTTTGGTGCGGGGAGTGACGGCGCGGCGGACGGCTTCGGGATCGATGTTATACGTTTCCGGATGGATATCGGCGAAGACGGGGATGGCGTTGCACGCTAACACGCCGATGGCGGTGGCGATGAAAGTGTAAGGCGGTATGATCGCCTCGTCGCCGGGGCCGACGCCCATCGCTTGCAAGGCGATGGAGATGGCTTCGGTTCCATTGGTGCAGGCGGCGGCGTATTTGGCGCCGCAGAAAGCGGCGAATTGTTCTTCGAATTCCTTTATGGCGGGGGATCCGATGCCCCATTCGCGGCTTTCGAGGGTTCGGATCAAGGCCTCTTTTTCCGGTTCGCCATAAACAGGCCAGGGAGGAAACGGTTCGGTGCGGACGGGCGTTCCGCCTTTGATTGCCAATTGAGCCACAGTTTTTCTCTCCTTACGATAGGTGTTCGCCTAAAACGTTTTTGAATCACGAAAGCGCGAAAAGGCGCGAATTCCACGAAATTTTCGAATCACGGATAACACGGATGTTTTTTGGATTTCACGGAAAAAACTATTCCCTACGCGATCTCTTGCGCCAACCGTTTTATGTTTTTCGCGTTTTTCTTTTTTTTCTTTCGTGTTTTCGTGATTCAATACGAATACGAAATAACTCCATTTTATGTTTTTCATTGCGTATAACATGAGTTACTGATATCTGCGAAAGGGATGGTTCCCGCCTGTTTTGTCTGAACAGGGAGCATCGCCATTTTCTTCGGGAGATTCTATACTACTCTAACGGAAAGAAAAATAGCAAGCCGCCGTTTTCTTTTTCAAAGATATGGCGGCTTCTATTGCGCGAAAGGAGTTCAGCGATGCGGCGAAGTTGGATGCTGGGAATCATTATGGCGGTTTTCACGAGCGGCGCCTGGGCCGATTTGCGGATGGAAATACTCGATCTGTCCAAACGGGCTGTGCGGTTGACCTACGAATTGGCCGACAGCCAGGCGGGAGGGAAAAACTTTTATTTCCCGCAAGGCGGCTTTATCCATGACGCTACGGCTGGGGAATTTAAGGTGGAATCGGTTTGGGACGTTTCCAATAATATGCAATTGGATTGTGAAATTTTCACCGATAAGGAAACGAATCTACCCGTCTTGCAGATTCCCTATAAAATCCCTATTCCTCAAGGCGCCAAGAAAAATCTGCGCATTACCGTCAAAGTGAATTTGCCGCAAAAATACTTGAGCGTCGACGCGGCGGGACGTAACGTCATCATCTGCGAAACCAGCCATGCCTTCGAGTTCGTTATTCCAAAAGATCAATACATCGTCGCCTCCAATCAGCCAATTACATTGAAA contains:
- a CDS encoding DegT/DnrJ/EryC1/StrS family aminotransferase, with the translated sequence MAQLAIKGGTPVRTEPFPPWPVYGEPEKEALIRTLESREWGIGSPAIKEFEEQFAAFCGAKYAAACTNGTEAISIALQAMGVGPGDEAIIPPYTFIATAIGVLACNAIPVFADIHPETYNIDPEAVRRAVTPRTKVIIPVHIAGNPADMDGIMAIAQEHNLLVLEDAAQAHGAEWKGRRVGAIGNAGTFSFQTTKNLSSGEGGAIVSNDEELADRIRSFVNCGRVKGGAWYDHHEMGGNHRLGAFQAAVLLTGMERIEEQMQKREENFAYLSRLFEDIEGVSFTGAHAGTTRRAHHLGVIRYQPEAFKNLPKPKFAEALEKEGIPCSTGYLPLQNYSYFQHFAEKTPAYASLYAGKFNFDPSTCPVCVRVCEREGVWLFQNMFLGTKKDMEDIAEAITKIQQYAEEAL